Below is a genomic region from Vitis riparia cultivar Riparia Gloire de Montpellier isolate 1030 chromosome 5, EGFV_Vit.rip_1.0, whole genome shotgun sequence.
AGGAAAATGGCGCACGGTGGCTATGGGAAGCGCAGGGTCGCCGAACGCAAGCCCGAGAGTCGACGATCGAAGGGATTGGCTGTGGATAAGAAACCCAAATCAGTGTCTCTCAAGAACCAGATACGCTCCACAGAACGCATCCTCCGTAAGGTACGCTCCACTCTCTTGCTTCTTGTATTTGCTTTCCCTTTGtcgtctttttgtttttgtttagtGGCGgggaaaaattatattaattttcgtTATTTGATGAGGTTGAACTCCATCTCAACTTAGCTTGGTACAACAATTTGAGTTTATGGAAGATGTTCCCTTCTTCTCTTTTCTGTCTATCAAGTTAATGCCTGTATGTGATTTTCTATTCCGTTAGCCGACTTCATAATGATTTTTCTGTTTGGTAGAATGTTgtgaaaattttgtattttcttaatGTAATGTGTGCGTGTTTGTGTGTCTTTCTTTTTTGAAGAATCTTCCGCCTGAAATGAGAGAAGCCCAAGAAAAGAAGTTAGAAGGACTTAAGAAACAGCAGGAAATTCATACTCGTTTGGCTGTGGAGCGTAAAATATTCCTGCGGGATAGAAAGATAAAGTTTTTTGGTATGGTTCTCTTTTTTTGTGCAATCGGTTCAGATGTGGTTGTTCAGTTCGAGTTTCATATGTTTTGGTATGAGTATTGTGTTAACATTTTCTTGATCAGAGAGAAGAAAGATAGAAAGGAGAATAAGGCGTTTGGAGAAACAGCAGCGCGCTGCCTCTGGTCAGGCCCAAGAGGCAGAAGTTGCTGAGCAGCTGTCCAAATTGAAAGAAGATCTGGAATATGTTAGGGTGAGCTATAtattctgcattttttttttttttttttgtgttaaatttttttggaatatGTTGGCCAActcattgggacttgaacctggaacctcccacacCACAAACCttccccatccctttaccacttgagctaggcctcaaGGGCAGGGGAGAGTGAATTAGATATGTTGCACTTTCATGAAAACATCATGAATAATTGCATAAGTTGCTacccaaactcaaactcaaattgaaATTGGCCAGCCAATTTTCAGTTATCTAACTTGGATAAAAATTGGCTGGTTCTCATGTGTGTTAGTTAGAGTTATGGTctttattgtaatatttaaaCTGTGTTGTTGTCATGACTTTAATTTTCAAGTTTCTGGGTATTTTTTTCCTGGTCTGGACAATTCTTAATCCTAATTATTATCTCTTGGtagaatatcaaatatttttccattttactATGGATCTGACTGTAATTTGTTTagaatttactaaaattttcgCCAATTTTACTTTCTGAATTTGATAACTTTAAAATGGTTGAATTtgttaaattattcaattatttttaaaattctgaaAAGTGACCAGTTTTTTGCATCctgcttttttttcttcttttattggATTCCAGATTGAATTCAAATCTAATGTTTTTCCTGTCTAGTTGGGATGAACATGTGAATTTCAAAAGCTGGTGCTTTTATACGCTTGGTCATGAATAACATGATTGTGGTGGGAAAAAAACTGCAAAGttaaagttgattttttatttgaactaCAGTTCTTTCCCAAGACAGAGAAGTATGTATCCTTATTTATCGGAGGTGATGATACAGACATGGTTGACAGGAGAAATAGATTGCGCAAGCAGATTAAAGCCAATATAATTGCTGCTGCAGCCAGTGGAAAGGATTTGGAAGGTATTTTCTTTGCTATATTTCTACCAGCACCATGTCACTCAATGCTTTAAGAATTGTcatttttggtttgatttttggGTACCAACATGGGCTTCATCTTCCATCGTAAATACAATATGCTGGAGACAATATTTTCATTAACGTACTATGGAGATGTTAATATTTGTGAATATGCTTCACAGAAGTTGTACATCTTCTAAGCATTGTTCTGTCTATATTTTTGGTCATGATTACGTTGAACtctcttcaatttcttttaatagGCAAAGATCAAATATTAAAAGGCCCTAACAAAATACTTGGGGGCGCTGTTTTGGCGTCtcccctttatatatatatacctattgctcttacctatcaaaaaaaggaaaaaaaaaggaagggccCAACAAAAGGGCATATAAAAGCATGTACAAGGTAATACAAAGGCACTAAACGACTCGACAAagtgaagagagagaaaaaaaaaaaaaaaaaccaactccCTCTCTGTGCTTAAAGCCGGTCGTTGAGGTCAACCATAGACATTGAGAAATGTCATATGTACATTCTAACCCACtctaaaatattatacataaagGATTGTTTGGTTGACTAATAtactttttcaatatttttaaacactCTCATCTTTTCCTCCTTCCATATAGTCCAAAATAAGCACAAAGAAGCAACTTTCCaagtttttttcctctttttcccaaCAAATGATCCATTCTAACTCAAAAGGACACTTCTTATTAAGGAGTGCATCACCTACTTTTTTCCAAATAGGGCTTAAAGTAGCTGCCACAAGATGATTGCTTTTGTGTAGTGAGATAGGATGTGAGCAACTTCCATCCTCTACTTTTGAGTTTGTCCAATGTCAAGATCCTTTCCCTTGCAACTTCTCAGGCAAAAAAGCTAACCTTTAATTGAacccaagaattccaaacaaTGCTTGAGGGAAAAGCTTCTATTCTTTCATTACACAAAGAGAAGTAAAGagatttaattgaaaatttgtggCATTTAGAATTTAGCCAAACCATTTTATCCTTTACATCCCCACAAATTGTCTGTGCTTGTagtctattaaaaaaaaaccttcaccCCATCTAGCTCCCACTTATAGATCTATCTTGTGAAATGGGGGTTTCAACTATCACCCTCGCCTTCCTATTCTCAGATCTCAACTACCCATGTATCGTTGATGGTGGCCGTGGAAAATAATACATGAAAGGACTCTCCAAGTGTTTGGCCATAccatccttccaaaatttcatcaTATGTTTTTTACCCACCTAAAATTGGTTCTATTGTTAAAGAACTCCCACCCACTTCTAATTGCCTTCCTCAACCCCATATCTTTCCCTCCCCCCTCTTTGAGCACCAATCCCTTCTTACTCTCATATCTCCCTAGAATCACTCGCTTCCAAAACGATTCCTTCTTAGTAGCAAATTTTCAACAACATTTGTTGAAGAGGACCATGTTGAGAGTGGATAAACTTCTACTATCCACACTCCCATTCATTCTTGTCAATACAAACTATCAATCAATTCACTAAATGTGACTTATTCTCAAGGGTAACTTTTCCCCAAAGTAAGAGACAAGTCTCTTTAGATCTTTTTCACCCTTAGCCTTACCTTTCTAGGGATAATAAATAATGACATTAAGTGGATGGACAAGCTAGGTAGAGTGCTTTTTATCAGAGATAACCTTCCTTCTTTTGATAGGTTCTGTCTCTTTCACATAGCAAGTCGTGTCTAAAATCTTTCGGCCACCATATCCCATATTTGCGTTGATTTGAAATGGGCTCCCAacctttctttccttcttcccCCACACTAGGATCAACCCTcttttctccaaattgattTTAAACACCAAGATTGCCTTACACCTCATGAATGACCACTTTTCTCCCCACTCTGATCCTTCAAACATTCCAAGATAGAATTTGTAGCTTCATCATCAAACCTTTACTAGCTCCCAATCGCTCTTCCCACTCTTTGCCCTTTTTCTTGAAATAATCGTGGTTGATGGAGCCTTCCAACTTATGAAGTTCCCTCTGAAATCTAGACCTAGAAATTGGTTTCCTTTTAATccttgagcttaaggctttatcCCCATTTCTAGGCTCGATCATCCTAATAAGGGTCAAAATTCCTTTTGGCTCcctctagcaaatcaaacttcCTTCCATACCCTCCACTAGATGTTTGTACTTagagaaaggaaaatgaggGGTAGACTTGATTGAGTTGATTTCCTAGGGCAAAGCAATGACTATCTCTAATCCCCACCACCACACAATCAGCCACCAAAGCTGCTCTCTCTCCACAGTGGCTAGGGCTCGAGTGATCTTTCTTCTTTGATTGAGCTAGGGGTTCACTTTCTGAATTAGATTTCTAATCTGGTACCATTTTACCTATGAGGGTGGCTTAGTTGGTCAAGGCGAATACTAGGAAGTGTGGTCCCAGTAAGTGACACATGGTATTAGGTTTGAATCTTGTCACTAATGATACCCTGAATTTACTCGGTGTTGGTTATTGTGGGGTGGTTAGCACCttgaggtttgggtccccatgaagattcctaagggcttggccatagaaggttcctcggttataaaaaaaaaaaaagacctagTAGCATTGGGCACTCCACTAGGATGAGAGGAGCCCACTTAAAACAGCAAGTCTCATACCCTTCAAGCCCAAGCCTCCTTGAAGGCTTTCAATGACCAGTTCCACAGAGCTCAACTCTTCACCTTGGGCCTCAACAGAAAAAAAATGGCCCTTCTTAGCCCTGCTCAATTTGATGGCCCTCCTTACCTCCCTTAGGCCTAAATTTGCTAACTTCTTATTAGCCTCTTTTGTGGCCAAGATCCATTTTCTTGCTTGGAATACCCTTATGGCCCGCTGATTCTCCTATAGCATCATTCCTGATAAGGTTGAGCTCTACCGAAATGCCTCGCTCTGAATCATGGGTCCATGCTTGCTGCCCACCACCAGAAGGATTGCAAAGGCCTTACCTATGTTAGCCTTGGTTTTATCTTGGGGTGACTTGTTTGCCTTCCCCTTTTTTTGTTGCAAAATTGAAGACCCCACTCTCACCAGTGCAGGACAATCCCTCCACATCTTTCCTCAACTCAAACTTTGTTCTAGTCTTGCTCAGCACAACCTAAGAAAGCGACAATCAGATCTCTCATCATCTTTTAATGGCGTACTAAGATTACCCCACCACGACCTGCAACATTCCTATCACCTTCCTCCATCTTTTCTAATCACCCATTGCAAGTTGGGCTAACTTGTGTCTTCATCCACTGTCACAAAACCTCCATAGAGATCTCTCAATTGCTTAAAACATTCCGTGTCCCACAAGAAAACTCCCACAATTCTCACCCAAGCTTCCTCTGTATGGACTTGTTCTCTACAACAAGCAGCTTCTGGGACCCACTTGTCCAACAACCACCTCGTCTTCTTGAAAACTTTCAATCCCCTCTTGAAGAACCCTCTCCACTTCAGAGATAACCTCAAACTCAAACAAAATGAGGTGTCTTTCCAACAAGGATAAATGGAGTTCCCTTTCAGTAACTAATTATACCTATCCCAAGCCTTTAAGGAAGGCAAAAAACGGGGCCTAATTCGAGTATTCTCCCTATCTACCCATTAGGCAATGTTTAAGGGATTGCATTTTATTGAAGGAATCCAACCCCTCACACTGAATCCATACAACTTCTCCTAACTTCATCCGGTCTTTTTTCACCACATTTACATAAGATCCTCCTACTCGAAAGGCCCTTTACCCCACTGCCCACAATAGAGGATTTGCAAGCTTGAGGCACCACAGCGAGTCTAGGTAGAGGCGCCACTCCAAAACTCCTCACCTTTAGCAAGAAAACTCTTCCCCTCCAGCTATCCCCTTCCTTTTGGGAACACCACAGAGAACATTTTTGCCTCCACAGAGCACATGGAGCACATAAGGAATCTCCCAACGCCATTACTCTAGAGCTCTTGCTTGTAATTTCCACTTCCCTCTAAGCAAATCTTTCTGAAGTTTGTCAGGTCCTGTCTAAAAACAAGCCTCCACCCCTTCCGATAATAAGGACAATCCCTTTTCGCCAAATATGATTCATCCAGAGAAGCCTCGGCTCCTCTAATCTTTCCAACCACCTTGCCTTTGACTTAGTCAATTGAGGTCTCAAAGGATTTTGCCTCTACTCCAAACCAGCTTTTATGTCCTTTCACCTCCATTAGCTCATCCTATAACTCTCTTAAGCAATACCAATTAAATAAACAATACCGGTAACTACAAACTAGCTCTCTTCCAAAAATAAAGTTACTATTTATTAACCATAATGtttagataaagaaaaaaagaagatgtCTGTCCTGGAGTATTAATGTTGGGTTGTCATTTTTGTCGTTTTGGGTGTATACTGTCCCTAATCTCCTTTATTTTTTACCAAGAAACTATTGTTAACAGAAAAAACCTACAGTTTTAGTGGCTGGGTGGACTTTTTCTGTGCTCACTAGACTGATGGACTTTTTGGACTTCCCTTAACAGAGACAGGGAGTGAAGATGATGGGCTTTTGGATCTGAGTGAGGATGATTTTTTCTTAAGTGGAAGCTCTAGTGATGAAGCAGATGCTGATGATGAATGGACTGATAAAAGTACAAGGTACACATTTCATTGGGAAGGGAGATGCAGCTTCTGACTTTATTTCTATTGAAAGTGCTAATTTTCTTTAGTTCCACA
It encodes:
- the LOC117914890 gene encoding rRNA-processing protein EFG1 isoform X2; the protein is MAHGGYGKRRVAERKPESRRSKGLAVDKKPKSVSLKNQIRSTERILRKNLPPEMREAQEKKLEGLKKQQEIHTRLAVERKIFLRDRKIKFFERRKIERRIRRLEKQQRAASGQAQEAEVAEQLSKLKEDLEYVRFFPKTEKYVSLFIGGDDTDMVDRRNRLRKQIKANIIAAAASGKDLEETGSEDDGLLDLSEDDFFLSGSSSDEADADDEWTDKSTREQASSASGKAASGMSSDERNQISARALMPPPRPSANSFSSSARTKSRFGASSSKNSSIRRAEMSTSRNTSNSRSGYSFKNRESSSSRTGHSSNLSSNSDAHKPRRKRRPKKKKQQA
- the LOC117914890 gene encoding rRNA-processing protein EFG1 isoform X1, producing MAHGGYGKRRVAERKPESRRSKGLAVDKKPKSVSLKNQIRSTERILRKNLPPEMREAQEKKLEGLKKQQEIHTRLAVERKIFLRDRKIKFFERRKIERRIRRLEKQQRAASGQAQEAEVAEQLSKLKEDLEYVRFFPKTEKYVSLFIGGDDTDMVDRRNRLRKQIKANIIAAAASGKDLEETGSEDDGLLDLSEDDFFLSGSSSDEADADDEWTDKSTREQASSASGKAASGMSSDERNQKQISARALMPPPRPSANSFSSSARTKSRFGASSSKNSSIRRAEMSTSRNTSNSRSGYSFKNRESSSSRTGHSSNLSSNSDAHKPRRKRRPKKKKQQA